Part of the Portunus trituberculatus isolate SZX2019 chromosome 24, ASM1759143v1, whole genome shotgun sequence genome is shown below.
CACAGccctttttaatttttgtttctttacaacCCACATACAGCACTAAGATGTGTATCAAGTAAGCCTTTCTCAGAAATTCCATATTTCCAGGTTTGTAAAACTGCTGAGATCAAGAACAACCAAGATCACATACTACAGTGACCAAGCCAAGTTTTACCTCATGGAAAACTCTCCTAATCCAGATTTTGTGGGGCACTTTTACCATGGTGAGGACTCAGGAAACTTCTCATGTTTGTCTCTTACACTTTATCGAAATGTCATGGCTTAAGACCTTGcaatcctccctctctttccccaggCACCAAGATCACCCAGAGTAAtaacagtgtagtggttagggaAGCAAGTGGAGCCTCCCATACCAGACAGCTTTCTGCAGCCTCACAGGCCTTTCCTGTCCACCTTCATCCCCTCCTCAAACATTTCAAGGAGGTAATTTTACTTCTACATTTGTTGATGCCTCTTTCCTATTAACATGACTATATCATCCATAGATCTGCTTTGCGATTCATTTCTATATGATTATGTTATGTATACCTACTATGGTTGTATAGTTGCTAGAATATGTAATGTCTCCCTGCAGGTTCAGAGTCACTGCCTCAATATTGAGCAGGTCCTAGATGACCTTGCTCGTAAGACAGAGTTAACTTGTTTCCCTGCCATCATGGGATCCAAGCCACCAGCAGCTTCCTCTCCACCTGTGTCCACCAGAAGCAGAGGTCATCCCACCTATGATAAGGAAAACCTATCCCCTTCTTCCTTGCAGTCTTTCAGGTCTCCACATAATATCATGGCCCAGGTATTGAGTTGTCCACTTTGCTGAGTCACTTGTCCCTAACATCTGCATGAACTCTCTGTAACACGTTAACCTCATATTAAAGAGACCCTCATATTATAGAGTACCTACATGACTACGTTCTGACTGTTTATTcataaagaaatggagaaatatgTAAATGAGAAGAATGACGAATCCATTCCCCAGTGAGACATACTGACATTATTTTCCTGACAGCTTGGATCATTTGAGGGATCATTGGCAAGCATTCAtgttggtggcgctggtggtggtatgCCTCCAGCTATCCGACTGCCTCTCAACCCTCACTCATCCAATGCCCAGCTTCACCTCTCAGAACAACCCAAGACCTCATCTGTTCGAGTTTATGTCCAAAACATTGGCTGGGCATCAAAGGTGAGAGAAAACTATGACTATTTGCAATGACTTTTTCACGATAGACAATGACGTGCCAAAATATTACATCAGCATTTACTGTATGAAAGTAACAATGTATGGGAATGAAATATAGCTTGCCTTTTTACCAGCAGGGAAGCAGTGGAGAGGTTTTGGTGGAGTACTTAGATGGCAGTCGTGTGCAGGTGAGCAGCAATTCTCCGAAGGTGGTGTTCACAGAAACCTCAGGTGCATCCACCACCTACTCAGTCAAAGACAATCTGCCTCTTGtgctaaaagaaaaattggCACAAATGGAAACTGTTCTGGACTGCCTGGCTCAGTCTACAGTGCCCAAAGCCTCACATATGGACCACAGATAGCACACAGCACTCTAGTATATTTATTTCTAAAGACTATTTCAAACAGCACTCATGGCATACAAAGTGCTTTACTGACTTGAAATATTGAATATGAAATATTCAAACATTGCACTGCTTTTTTAGGTAAACTTGACTAACAATATGACTGCCATAAAGCTAAACATGCCAACTTCAGTTATGACATTCAGAATACAAGGCATTTATAATGTGAATCTCTTGCTAAGTAAAATGTGACTGGTCTAACATTCTTTTTAGTGTCTTTACATCAAGCCTATGCAGACTGTCTAtgatgcctttctctctctctgtctcctgatTGTCATTCTGCTTTTCAGTAAAAAGGATAATTTCTATTGACTATGATATAGCTAATTGAAAAATTCATAAGAATGTGTAATACTTGGTACCTGTACAGCAATTTTGATTGTCATGAACATATTGGAAATGTTATTACTATATTTTCagtggatgttttttttagtcATTAGTAATTagtgttttctattttaatgTTTATTAAAACTCCTCAccaagtgtgtatatataatgtACAGTGTAAATTCTTTATCTACCAAcaggtttcatttttatttaaaatAAATGCTAAATGCACAAAAGTATTTTGTAATTTCCTGAAAACTCCACACTTCTGCCGTACTCTGTTCACGATCGCTAGAGGCATGAGCCTGGCCTCCTGGTGGATCACATTAGGGATCAACACTGCCCTGCTGCTGGTTTGGCTGGAGGTGTTTACTAGAAAGTGTGCATGTTACAAAGTTAGTTTTTTCACCAGCACATAAACTGTTTGACTTGAGAACATGGAAACCATCCTTCACCATCTTCATTAAATGCCTTATTAATTGAACACAATAGCAAATCAGTAGCACTTGATGAGAAGACAGTGAAAATGTAGACTTGTAAATTTCTGCATAACCGATAGAATAATTTTAGCCTTCTTGGTGTTTAGGGACATCTGGACTGCAAATGTccagaggggaggggggaagcaTTTGTCCTGGGTGAAGGACTCTAGGGATCAGCATTAACACATGAAGCTTAGATGAACTGTCAATAGGAGAGTCAGGTGTCCAGCAGAATTCATTGAATCACCAAAACAACGTCGAGCCTTCCATCACACCTTAAGACATGGCCACCCAATGAGGAAAGAACCAAGGGCCTGCCAAGCTCCACCTTAAGGGAGGGGCTTGTGCCTCTGGCAATCATGAACAGAGTACTCTCACAGCTATGTagtatatgtatgtacttaCAGGAACTTGTCAGTAAGACATAAGATATATACCAGACAGGTGAATGAAAGATGACGTTTTTTGTAGTAATTTTAGGCACACAAATACTAACGTAATAACTGGGCTGatccctgacacacacatcaTGAGAAAATGTGACTACCACTACAACTCGCTATAATGCTAACAACTTAAAAGAGTACAGCAATGGTTGTGAAGGAAGAGACTATGTACAAAGGCTTACATACATAGTATGCAGGTTCTTAAGATAAAAGTTCACAAATGTAAGAACTAACTTAATAAATTGCTCAATGTTATAACCTCTGTAAAATGTGCTTTTTCTTATGGAAAATGCAGATATAATATATTCAAAAGAAACCCATCCCTCCCAACCCCAGCCTGTGACTTGCACTGGCTCCCCCTCACACCCACACTGATTGCTAGCCACAGCCCTCACCCTGACCCACACTCCTTGCAGTAGGAAAAGGCtgagagaaatatagaaatatatgTAAGGATCTGGACAGGAATATATACGAGATACTAGACACAGCACCAATATGATGACTGTAGTGTTCCATCAGCCATGCAACACTGGAGTGAAAAATGAAGTTAAGAGTAATAGCAGCCCTTTTCTGGTGTACAGTGTTTGATGTATTTGTGAGGCAGATCTTAACTGATCTGACCTGATTGTaatgtacacgcacacacacacatccacacgccTTGAAGATGACACACACAACTCAAGAAGTTCTCAAAGTTACACATTCATCAGTTCTCtatctcactctcacactctttaAACTGCACACTattcaccacaaacaaaattatattaaaGTACAGACTGTGCTTGGGCTGAGAGTGTGGGGCTGTGAGGGGCTGGTCAGTCTGCACCACAGGACCAACTCTCAGTCTAACCACACCAGTATAAAGGCAACAGTACTTgttataacaaaaacatcacaaaaacgAGTACAGTACTGTGAAGGATATTAAAGCCATTACTTAACACTGGGAAATgttcaaacaaacaaaaaagaaaaataacacgtCCCTCAACAACAGAAACTGAGCTCAACACACGATTAGTGAACATCGGGTAATTAAATATATTCCAATTCTGAGATGTAGAGTTAGATAAACATGCAAGGtgcaagtgtttctcctgcttaTGAAGCCAGgaggataaaataaatatacatttgGTGCTCAGACAAACAGGCTACTGGTTAATGAACTCAAAAATTATGTACACTGTGAAACTATGTAGCAGGAAGGTGATCTTGTACTCTATCTCTAACTCAACTGTAGTCAACACGTGTCTATAACAAAGCCtgacagaaaggaaagatggagtaCAAAGGCTGGGTGAAAGGTGACAGACAAGTGAAGACTCTTACAGTTGATGGATGGACTATGTGATCAAGAAATGTGATAAACAAAACTGGTAGTCATTGTAGTAAGCACTATATGGATTAATATAATTCTTAGAATAAACGTACATACAACAAATAATTACATACAAGTTCCACATTTCCACATCCATAACTGCAGTTGGAGTGCCAGAATGGAAGGCAGAAAACATGCCAAAATTATAACCATTAGAAAACATCACATTTTCTATATCCCTCTTCAGTGGCTCTTGGCTGGCAGTGGTCAAACAACCTCTTCACACACTGTGGTGACttgatgctgctgcttctccaTACTAGTGTATTAAGCCCCGTAGTAACCACCAAGTAGGCTAACAAACTTATTTTGTTCACCCTTGATGAAACTTTTGAAATATATTCATGTGCAAGACCATATGCTGGCTTATGTGCAAAGATATGTTCAAAACTGTTCTCTTTAAAAATATTCAATGTTCTATTATGAACCAAATAAAAACTAACACACAGAACCAATATCTTCCTGACATGTGGCATCCCTCTTGACTTTCTAGTCCAGCACATTGATATCATTTTATCCCCATTTAACTACGAGCTTTACAACGATAATTTAATCACCAAGTTAATATTCAGGTCTTAAGAGTCCAACATATTAATATAAAGTAGTTACAAATTTAACCAAGATAGGATGAGAAATATGGCAATGACAAACTACCGGGGAAAAGGATCACTACTCGCCTTCCctcgaggtggaggaggagcaccaCATGGCTGGAGGCTGCTGGTTCCCGTCTTTTTATTACTACTGAAGAACAATGGGGAAATTGGGATTCCCTAATGGCTGAACACTGGCATTAGTCACAGAGATGGTCATGTCAGATGTCTACCAAATTATTCAACAAAGGTGATCTTTATTGCATTCCTAAGAAGTGGTTTACAAAGTAAAGTAATGGAATTCTAtgagaaaaatacataatatgAATTAGTAATACAAATACTTCAATATTCACACTGGATTTCTCAAAGGCCGTATAAAATTAAGTATAAAATCTTAATGACAGTCCTATTGACCAGTTATCTACATTTCCTGACACTAAGCATCACTTGAGTTATTAATTTCACCCTCTGATGAGAAATAAAACCTGATTGGTAAGTCCGAGACCTTCAAGAAGCAACAGATAATTTTGTTATCACAtaagtgatgaaaaaataatacaaataaatatttataaaaaatAATTGCATAAATCAGATCTTTCATGCATCAAAACTTGGCATGAATAACAAGTACAAGTGATTTCTAAGCTCTGTGACAGAGAACCTCACCTGTGACATCCCTACAGGGGGCAACAGCCACCCTCCTGTCAATATAAAacattttatgtatattttgttaATTTGCACTGGAATTTGAAgggaaaagacaaagacaaacctCACTACATGTGCAGACTGGGCTCCATGGATTCTGAGGTGGGTAAGGTGGCGTGTGGATACGTGTAGGACAGCGCTGCAGGATGGGGCGTGGCCTGGCTCATCTCTAGCCGGCGCAGGTAAGTGGGATCTGCGGCTGCCATGTGGTGGGGGAGGTATGCCTGGCTGACGTGCGGCGGCATCACTGTGGGATACGAGTACTCCTGCGGGAGGTACTGGGAGGCAGCGGGCAGCTCGGCTTTCACCAGGTTCTCATGACAGAGTTTAAATGTCTTATCTGCACCAGTagccggggaggaggaggaggaagggaggctggGTGTGGCTACTGGAGTAGGAGTAGCTGAGTTAGAAGGCTGACCCTGATCACCGGGCCTCACAGCTTTGTCCAGTCTGCTGAAATAAGAAGTGTCCCCGTCTCTTTTGCCATCCTTGTCCTGCTGCTGGCTCTGACCAGAGGCATAGGTTGGTCTTCTTGAGTCTTTGGAGGGCGCCTTCTCTACGGTAACATTTGGTGTCACCATTGGGGGCCCTTTGTCCTTCTCGCGGTCTGCTGACTTCTCAATAGACACCAGGGCCCGCGGAGACTCTGCAAACCTGCTGCGCCTTCTCTGCACTGGATTCCGCTTCGGCAAAATACCCCCAAATTTTTCCTGACTACGGTATATGCGGGATTCTGTGTTGAGCTTGCGCCGGATTGCATTCCTTACTTGTTTTTCATCTATGGCGGGAAAGTTCCGTATTGCATCATCTGTAAGACAAGTGAGATTAGTCCACAGAGGTTCTGATCTGACAGATTCTCCACAGATTTAAAATAACAGTCACATCACTCTTGTATTCTGAACTGACATTATTTCAAATGGCATACAACAAAGAAGTCAATAGTGAAGTTTCTAGCATATACCAAATTCAAGTTACTAACAACATCATATTATTCAAATGTACAAGATGCTTTAGCAATATGAAATATAGAGCACAAATGAATCATAAGAAATGCACACAAGATCAAGGTTTGATAATGAAGCATGACTAGGATAAATAGAGCcacaaaggagagacagaagagtgAGGGTGAGAGCCAAGCACACCCCCATCACTAGCTGGGAGAAGTCTTACGTGTGATGACTCTGATGATGCAGGGGTCGAGCTGGTTCTTGTTGGAGGGTCCTTTGTCTTTGTTGGCAAAACATTCCCCCCccgtgagggaggaggaggccaacACTTCCACCGGAAAAAAGTACCGAAGGAGGTCGTTGATGTAGCGATTGGCATTGGTGCGACGAAACTTAAAATAATCACTGGCAGGTATGGTTACTCCGCCTCCCAAGTCCAGCTGGATGGGAGGAAATAAGGCTATTTTACTCTGGTGggattaatgataatgattctgGCACCACATATCACATTCCTTACAAATCTGTGCCTTAAGTCATAGTTTACAAAATCCACAACTCAAAAATATACTGGGAAAACTCAATAATGCACTGACCATGTCTTCTGAAACTCTGGGCAAGTCAGGTATTGGTGCCGGGACATCATTCGTACAGTCATCGGACATTATTGACGTTATCTTGGGCTTctttggggtggtggtggtggcaggggtggAGGTAGTGCTTGCGTGAAGAGGTTGATCATCAAGTTCGCCATCTGAGAAGTTAACCAGTGAAGTTTCCGAGTGGTCCATGTCGTAGGGTCGTTTCCGCTCCGGGCTCACCATGACGTTGGGCTCTAGGGCTCCTGACACCACGGAGCGGTCTGAGGTGGGTATTCCTCCGTTCTCTGCAGCCTCTCGGGCAAACATTCCAAGGCCTCGGATCTGTCAGCAGGGCAGGCAAATGATACACAGACAtctatacaataaaaaaacatattccAAGCTATATTTAATCCATtttaaataaaactgaagatgagttaaaaagtgagaaaaaataattaatgccAGCTAAGATGAATAAAATGCTAAGAGCTAAGGCTGACTTCACAGAGCTTGAGACAAAGAGCCACTGAGTGTACCAGCCACCACACTCTCTACAGAACAATATTTTAAAACAGAAGAGCTAATGTCATACCTGCAGGCCTTCAGCAGTCTTGAGCAGACCAGTCAGGGACTCCTGGGGGATGTGGACAACACCTCGGTACATGAAGTCCAGCAGCGCCTCCATGTCTTCACTCTTGACATCCTTCATATACACTGCAGGAACATTACCAAAACACAATGAAGTTATGCACCACATAATTAATTCTAATCTGAATGTGTAGTAATTATGAGGCAGGTATTATCAACTAATTCTCACCTCTACTTTGAATTGATGATAAACAACACATTTCCAAGCATTCCTGAATAAATCTTGATTAGTACAGCATGCTAACTCACCAATAGGGTGCTTGCAGGGATTTGTAGTGAACATCTCCTTGAAGTATTCACTACACATCGACAGAACAAACTTATGGGCAGGGAACAGCTTGCCATCACAAGCCAGCGTGGCGTCTATGAGGGATTCCTGCCGTGAGGATATGTGGGGTCAAATAATTATATATCTCCCTTAGACACTTTATCAACCCAGTGTCTAAATCAAGTATACATACATCAGATAATGATTTACCACAGTATCTGCAACTTGACCAATCACACAAAACTTACCTCCTCTCGTAATGAGAAGAGAAGCTGTGATAAGGTGGTGAGGTGGTTATTCCACCTCAAGGCTATCATCTCCTCATCCGAATTCGTCCTGAAAAAAGTTAAGGACTTAACTAAAGCTTCCTGTATATAGTGAAAGTAGATAAAAGACAAACCAAGAATGGCAGGTGCAGAAGAGGGGAATATACCAGACACTACCACCTCTATCATGTGTTCAGCATGCAATGACAGGTTATCACACAGAAGCAAATCAATCATTCCATGGAGAAATAGAGTAATCCTTCTCAGGTCCCTTAATTAGCAGTCAAAATGCaagaggcacctccactttgggagatcctgaggagggatgggataggacaagatacagatacaaggatgtgatcagaggagcccaacagagaagacATAGTGACATCATAAGCAGAACGATTAGAAAGAGGTTAtgaaaaggtcaagaatgttgggcatatctccaTGAGTCAGGAATAAAAGTAGGATGTTAAATCAGTTGTTGTGGGTTGAGGAGGATTGCAAAGTTAAAGGCTAGTATACCAAGATGGTGAGCAAAGTGGAAGGAAAGCCAAAGTTACtgatgaacattgaaatctctaagAAAGGAGGTACATATCTGCAAAAGGAAGGTTAGGATTCAGAAGATTCAAGAAcatgaggaagagatggagttaGGTCATTGCATACATAAATGCAACATCCAACATTGGATTGAAGATGAGGATacagaaagtaggagagaaaaagagaaggggctactgacAGGTGCCTCACACATCTGcattttggtgaggaaaagatgatgaagttAAGTAGAAGAGAGGTGATGTTCCACAGATGTGAAATTAGATCTAAGgccgtgaatgttgcagaaattgatgaAGGGAAGACTCTTAAGAACAATATTAGAGGAGCAGTCCAACCTGGGCACATTTATGATCTACCCAGCCAGGCACTCTAAGGCTAGTGTAAAGAGTTGCCATAAAATTTTGATTTATTTGAGAAAGGTATGCGTGTGTTAAGTGCATGCTAAGTTGTGAAGGAAGACAGTTGTCCTCAgggggcaggctgtgactgtctCCTTGTGGTGttgtaaaacaaagaaaaatgttccGTGAGGTCACAGCTTGATTATTTACAAATTCCCAGCACTCTTGATCCAGTGTTTAAGATCTCATTAAGGGTAATTATCATTTCAGCAGATGTCCACTGCCTCTTCCTGGGAAGTGACACTAGCACATTATATCATTTAGCAATCCTCAATGTATCTTTGGGTAGGCCAGCACGCTACAGTCTTGGCAACTCAAATACTATCCAATGGCAAGTCAATGTCAATATTATACAAACACAAATCTTGTCAtgtacatttttcttatttcaagcACTAAGTGAAattgaaaattattaaaaaaatttttaaatatttcttttgGGTGTATAAATCCTTCCACACAGCTAGGAAACTTGTGTACAATTTGGTAAGTgtactatgaaaaaaaatatataaaatattaaAGATATTTCAAATTTAAAACCAAGCTGTACTTAAACAGACTATAATCAGGGAGGAACAATCTCATTTTTTGTATAATCAAACCCAGTCCAAACCTTTGGACAAGCAGTGCCTAGACTGTCATCATCAATCTCCTTATTTGAAGCTGCACTCTGTACTTCCCCCCCACATGACACATTCACGAGGCAAGGAAACAAATTTGACGCCACGTCCTGCCTTAGCCAGGGGCTGCAACATCCCCGCCATGGGGCTGCCCTTGTGACAGCCACTGCTGGGGTCAGCCTGGGCCGAGCCACATCACctgcccgcccaccaccactacacactccCCAGCTACCATCCTGCACGGAGTCCTCCCACACCCCTGCCTCGCGGCTCCATTCATTAAGGGCACAAGAGATTCATATTGGATAAATATTGCATTAAACTGGCGAGCGCCATGACGCCGCCAGGGACGGGAGTGGTCGGGGCGCCAAGACGTGTGTTCTTCACCCCGCCGCCATCAACGCCGCCCTTTACACTCACATGGTTGCCTTCTTGTTCTCTGCCAGCTTGCAGACCCTCAAACTAAGGCGTCAGAGGCCTACAACGAAGGATCCAGCACAAAGATGAACGAGGTGCTGCGCTCCTGGGTTCCTCCACCAATATGTAAACAAATGCCGGGGTGTGCAGGGCTGCCATTGGGCCATTGTGCGCAGGGTCCCTCCCCGCCAGCCAGTCACAACCCGCCCGCCGCACCGCCGCCTTCTTATTGGCCTGCTGTCACCGAGCGCCCCGGGAAGTGTGGCAGTGACGGGGAGGACTAGGGGAGGAGGGGATCACGGGGGGATCTTTACACCTTATGGCAAATTGTACTAATATGTAAATCACCCATGGTCACTTTAATGGCGCTGCACTTATGGGAAATGTTACTTTAAGGACGAAATATCTACTGTCGGGGCTTTCCTGCGGTATATCTGCGTTCGAGTGAGGGCGAAGTTGATATTTTATAGcaatgtgtgtgatgtgtgcatTGTCTTGCTTGTTTGGGGATGAGATTCTTTgtattgattttcttctttcatgtgaTCATAGCACGTCAAAAACTCATTACATCAAAtagattattcttttttttccttatacctatctattaaacacacacacgtacacacacacaaggaatgaaTACATTACTCAAAATAAATGTATTAACTGACTTTAATATAATAGGAGATATATATCAagaaaggtatatatatatatataaatgtatatataagaaTCTTGGCGGCCATGAGACCAAACCAAA
Proteins encoded:
- the LOC123508146 gene encoding uncharacterized protein LOC123508146; its protein translation is MTNSDEEMIALRWNNHLTTLSQLLFSLREEESLIDATLACDGKLFPAHKFVLSMCSEYFKEMFTTNPCKHPIVYMKDVKSEDMEALLDFMYRGVVHIPQESLTGLLKTAEGLQIRGLGMFAREAAENGGIPTSDRSVVSGALEPNVMVSPERKRPYDMDHSETSLVNFSDGELDDQPLHASTTSTPATTTTPKKPKITSIMSDDCTNDVPAPIPDLPRVSEDMLDLGGGVTIPASDYFKFRRTNANRYINDLLRYFFPVEVLASSSLTGGECFANKDKGPSNKNQLDPCIIRVITHDAIRNFPAIDEKQVRNAIRRKLNTESRIYRSQEKFGGILPKRNPVQRRRSRFAESPRALVSIEKSADREKDKGPPMVTPNVTVEKAPSKDSRRPTYASGQSQQQDKDGKRDGDTSYFSRLDKAVRPGDQGQPSNSATPTPVATPSLPSSSSSPATGADKTFKLCHENLVKAELPAASQYLPQEYSYPTVMPPHVSQAYLPHHMAAADPTYLRRLEMSQATPHPAALSYTYPHATLPTSESMEPSLHM